One genomic window of Bartonella sp. HY038 includes the following:
- the pip gene encoding prolyl aminopeptidase, translated as MSLGCLFPEIEPFHQEMLKVSDIHDLYVEQCGNPNGKPVIMLHGGPGTGISMTMRRLHDPQKYRIILFDQRGCGKSTPYAELRENTTWDLVDDMEKIRSHLGVDKWQVFGGSWGSTLALAYAQTHPNYVSELILRGIFMLRRFEVEWFYQEGASLIFPDRFAAYRDHIPLDERGDMIGAYYRRLTSDNKEVQLAAARLWGQWEGSAINLLPNPEQVAAFSNDDFVIAFARIESHYFQNRGFWEDDDHLLRNVDKIRHIPAIIIHGRYDMCTPFINAWQLKEKWPEAELQIIEDAGHAVNEPPIAKALIQATNHFA; from the coding sequence ATGAGTCTTGGTTGCCTTTTTCCAGAAATAGAGCCTTTTCATCAAGAGATGCTAAAGGTTTCTGATATTCATGACCTTTATGTCGAGCAATGCGGCAATCCTAATGGTAAGCCAGTGATTATGCTGCATGGTGGACCGGGGACTGGAATTTCAATGACCATGCGACGTTTGCATGATCCGCAAAAATATCGCATTATTTTATTTGATCAACGTGGTTGCGGAAAATCAACCCCCTATGCCGAGTTGCGTGAAAACACCACTTGGGATTTGGTTGATGATATGGAAAAAATCCGTAGCCATTTAGGTGTTGATAAGTGGCAAGTTTTTGGTGGTTCATGGGGATCAACTCTTGCCCTCGCTTACGCGCAAACTCATCCAAATTATGTAAGTGAGCTTATTTTACGGGGCATATTCATGTTGCGCCGTTTTGAGGTGGAGTGGTTTTATCAAGAAGGCGCAAGTCTTATTTTTCCAGATCGGTTTGCCGCTTATCGTGATCATATTCCACTCGACGAGCGGGGCGATATGATTGGCGCCTATTATCGGCGCTTAACCAGTGATAATAAAGAAGTTCAACTTGCTGCAGCAAGGCTATGGGGGCAGTGGGAGGGATCTGCGATTAATCTATTGCCTAATCCTGAGCAAGTTGCAGCCTTTAGTAATGACGATTTTGTTATAGCTTTCGCTCGTATTGAAAGCCATTATTTTCAAAATCGTGGTTTTTGGGAAGATGATGACCACTTGTTAAGAAATGTTGATAAAATTAGACACATTCCGGCGATTATTATCCATGGTCGTTATGATATGTGTACGCCTTTTATTAATGCATGGCAGTTAAAGGAAAAGTGGCCAGAGGCTGAATTGCAAATTATTGAAGATGCTGGACATGCAGTTAATGAGCCTCCTATTGCAAAGGCGCTTATTCAGGCAACAAATCATTTTGCTTAA
- a CDS encoding exodeoxyribonuclease VII small subunit: protein MSEQPTNNQDNADVSTMSFEKALSELEHIVENLERGDVPLEQSILIYERGEALKKHCDTLLKTAENKVEKIRLNKNNEADGVEPLDPQD from the coding sequence ATGTCAGAACAACCAACAAATAATCAAGATAATGCCGATGTTTCAACCATGAGTTTTGAAAAAGCTTTGAGTGAACTTGAGCATATTGTCGAAAATCTCGAGCGTGGCGATGTACCGCTTGAACAATCGATCCTTATTTACGAACGCGGCGAAGCACTGAAAAAGCATTGCGACACTTTGCTAAAAACAGCAGAAAACAAGGTTGAGAAAATTCGCCTTAACAAAAACAATGAAGCAGATGGTGTTGAGCCACTTGACCCACAAGACTAA
- the ribB gene encoding 3,4-dihydroxy-2-butanone-4-phosphate synthase, whose product MNQKQKHVVDAIRAFERGEMVVVMDDDGRENEGDIIVAASLCTPEQMAFIVRHTSGIVCAPMPHSEAKRLNLAPMVAENDSPHSTAFTVTVDYRHGTTTGISANDRTLTVRNLANLNCGAVDFVRPGHVFPLIAREGGVLMRSGHTEAAVDLCRLAGLAPVGVLCELVNDDGTVMRGPQVSSFAKEHNLHEVTVADLIAYRQRQEKLVEHVDEIAVVTAAGPAIAHTYQLPWEPMQHVAIVLGDIRDGENVPVRLHRENVLSDVFGTKDEIATILKKMMANEKRGVLVYLREGSVGVGTDAHDMRSRELILEGHEAHSEAVTREDEWRQIGLGAQILKDLGINSIVLYASKERHYVGLEGFGIHITRTEIQ is encoded by the coding sequence ATGAATCAAAAACAAAAACATGTTGTCGATGCCATTCGCGCTTTTGAACGCGGAGAAATGGTCGTTGTCATGGATGATGATGGTCGCGAAAATGAAGGTGATATTATTGTAGCGGCAAGTCTTTGCACGCCGGAGCAAATGGCATTTATTGTACGCCACACGTCTGGAATTGTTTGTGCACCAATGCCACATAGTGAAGCTAAGCGGTTAAACTTGGCGCCAATGGTCGCGGAAAATGATTCTCCCCATTCCACTGCATTTACAGTGACCGTTGATTATCGTCATGGTACAACAACCGGTATTTCTGCCAATGACCGTACATTAACTGTACGTAATCTTGCAAATCTCAATTGTGGCGCAGTTGATTTTGTCCGCCCCGGCCATGTATTTCCCTTAATTGCCCGCGAGGGTGGGGTTTTGATGCGCTCTGGCCATACTGAAGCAGCGGTTGATCTATGCCGTCTTGCTGGATTAGCACCAGTTGGTGTTTTGTGCGAACTCGTCAATGATGATGGCACCGTTATGCGCGGTCCTCAAGTATCCAGTTTTGCCAAAGAGCATAACCTTCATGAGGTAACTGTTGCGGACTTAATCGCCTATCGTCAAAGACAGGAAAAGCTTGTTGAACACGTCGATGAAATAGCTGTTGTAACAGCAGCCGGCCCTGCTATTGCCCATACCTATCAATTGCCTTGGGAACCCATGCAACATGTTGCCATTGTCCTTGGCGATATACGTGACGGTGAAAATGTTCCCGTACGTCTTCACCGCGAAAATGTTTTAAGCGACGTATTTGGCACTAAAGATGAAATAGCAACCATCTTGAAAAAGATGATGGCCAATGAAAAACGCGGCGTTTTGGTTTATCTACGTGAAGGTTCCGTCGGCGTTGGCACTGATGCCCATGATATGCGTAGCCGTGAGCTTATTCTTGAAGGGCATGAAGCCCATAGCGAAGCAGTAACCCGTGAGGATGAATGGCGGCAAATTGGTCTTGGTGCGCAAATTTTAAAGGATTTGGGTATCAATTCTATTGTGCTTTATGCTTCAAAAGAGCGCCATTATGTCGGTCTTGAAGGCTTTGGAATCCACATTACCCGTACAGAAATCCAATAA
- the aroC gene encoding chorismate synthase — MSFNTFGHMFRVTTWGESHGSAIGCVIDGCPPGIVFSLNDIQKELDRRKPGQSRFTTQRREDDAVKVLSGVLPNGDQLITTGTPISMVIENTDQRSKDYGDIANNYRPGHADYTYDVKYGIRDYRGGGRSSARETAMRVAAGALARKIIPEVNIRGAIVQIGNLSIDKSRWNFEEIDNNPFFCPDPMMVEPFTQYLDEIRKSGSSIGAIVEIIAENVPAGLGAPIYAKLDQDIASYMMSINAVKGVEIGDGFASAALRGEENADEMRISADGKPLFLSNHAGGILGGISNGQPIIARFAVKPTSSMLTPTKSIDKDGNEVDVITKGRHDPCVGIRAVPVGEAMMACALADHFLLHRGQTGRI, encoded by the coding sequence ATGTCATTCAATACATTTGGTCATATGTTTAGAGTCACGACTTGGGGAGAAAGCCATGGCAGCGCGATTGGTTGCGTCATTGATGGTTGCCCACCTGGAATTGTTTTTTCTCTTAATGACATTCAAAAAGAACTCGACCGCCGAAAGCCAGGACAATCACGGTTTACCACACAGCGCCGCGAAGATGATGCAGTAAAAGTATTGTCTGGCGTTTTACCAAATGGCGACCAATTGATTACCACTGGAACCCCCATTTCAATGGTTATTGAAAATACTGATCAACGCTCAAAAGATTACGGCGATATAGCGAATAATTATCGCCCTGGCCACGCTGACTACACCTATGATGTCAAATATGGTATTCGTGATTATCGTGGTGGTGGTCGCTCATCAGCCCGCGAAACCGCAATGCGAGTAGCAGCAGGCGCTTTAGCACGTAAAATCATACCAGAAGTCAACATTCGTGGAGCTATTGTTCAAATTGGCAATCTATCCATTGATAAAAGCCGCTGGAACTTTGAAGAGATTGATAATAATCCATTTTTTTGTCCCGATCCAATGATGGTGGAACCCTTTACTCAATATCTTGATGAGATTCGTAAAAGCGGCTCATCCATTGGCGCAATTGTAGAAATAATAGCTGAAAATGTACCTGCCGGTCTCGGCGCCCCAATTTACGCAAAATTGGATCAAGATATTGCCTCCTACATGATGTCAATAAACGCGGTTAAAGGTGTTGAAATTGGCGATGGTTTTGCCTCTGCAGCACTGCGTGGTGAGGAAAATGCTGATGAAATGCGTATTAGCGCTGATGGCAAACCACTATTTTTATCCAATCATGCCGGCGGTATTTTGGGCGGCATCTCAAACGGACAGCCAATAATTGCCCGTTTTGCCGTTAAGCCTACCTCTTCAATGCTAACCCCAACTAAATCAATTGATAAAGATGGCAATGAGGTAGACGTTATAACCAAAGGCCGTCATGATCCATGCGTTGGCATACGTGCTGTTCCGGTAGGTGAAGCAATGATGGCTTGCGCCCTTGCCGATCACTTCCTTCTTCATCGTGGTCAAACTGGCCGAATTTAA
- a CDS encoding DUF1344 domain-containing protein, producing MRKLLFLGAFAAVVFPLSAFADSAQGTITAIDPNANTMQLTDGKSYALPGEFDFSVIQPGMKVTVFYDVDGSNRYVTDIEPEGENTHIELPDGQTQSN from the coding sequence ATGCGCAAACTTTTATTTTTAGGTGCATTCGCTGCGGTTGTTTTTCCATTATCTGCATTTGCTGATAGTGCTCAGGGAACAATTACAGCAATTGATCCAAACGCAAACACTATGCAATTAACAGATGGTAAGAGTTATGCATTACCGGGTGAGTTTGATTTTAGTGTCATTCAACCGGGAATGAAAGTGACGGTATTTTATGATGTTGATGGATCCAACCGTTATGTCACGGATATTGAGCCTGAAGGAGAAAACACTCATATTGAACTTCCTGATGGGCAGACACAGTCTAATTAA
- the rarD gene encoding EamA family transporter RarD: MQSSNIRGLLAAFGAYGLWGLLPLYMKAVAHIDVLEVVANRIIWAVPVTALILYYLGRFTDLLNAFKKPKVLAMACVTSALITCNWSVYIWAIGNNHAVDAALGYYINPLLNVLLGFVFLKERLTPFQWLAVVLAACAVAILAINKGGLPWVSLVLPITFGLYALLRKSLPIGPAQGFMLEALILFIPALVLQGYFIYSGKDYFVHGTTLDTLLLIGAGPLTAIPLILFAAGAKALNLMTLGLMQYMTPTILFLFAVFVFHEPFSQIELVAFSLIWLALIIYTVSSNMNYRASIAKEKIL, from the coding sequence ATGCAATCTTCAAATATACGCGGTCTTTTAGCGGCTTTTGGCGCCTATGGTCTTTGGGGGCTTTTACCGCTTTATATGAAGGCTGTTGCCCATATTGATGTTTTGGAAGTCGTTGCTAACCGTATTATATGGGCAGTTCCTGTTACAGCGCTCATTCTTTATTATTTGGGTAGATTTACCGATTTACTTAATGCTTTCAAGAAACCAAAAGTTCTTGCTATGGCTTGTGTGACTTCGGCGCTTATAACCTGCAATTGGAGTGTTTATATCTGGGCAATTGGCAATAATCATGCTGTCGATGCTGCCCTTGGTTATTATATTAATCCGCTATTAAATGTATTATTGGGCTTTGTTTTTTTAAAGGAACGCTTAACTCCGTTTCAATGGCTAGCTGTTGTTTTAGCTGCATGTGCTGTTGCAATTCTTGCAATAAATAAAGGCGGCTTGCCTTGGGTGTCGTTGGTTTTGCCTATAACATTTGGCCTATATGCTTTGCTACGCAAATCGCTTCCCATCGGTCCAGCGCAGGGATTTATGCTAGAAGCCCTTATTTTGTTTATACCTGCTTTAGTATTGCAAGGCTATTTCATCTATAGCGGTAAAGATTACTTTGTTCACGGCACGACCCTTGATACCCTATTGCTTATTGGCGCTGGCCCTTTAACGGCAATTCCACTCATTTTATTTGCAGCAGGTGCAAAAGCTTTGAATTTGATGACACTTGGCCTTATGCAATATATGACACCAACGATCCTATTTCTATTTGCTGTTTTTGTTTTTCATGAGCCTTTCAGCCAGATTGAACTTGTTGCATTTTCGTTAATCTGGCTAGCACTTATAATTTATACTGTTTCATCTAATATGAATTATCGAGCATCAATCGCAAAAGAAAAAATACTATAA
- the map gene encoding type I methionyl aminopeptidase, protein MLKRKKVPIKNDKDIANMRVAGTLTSKVLTAIRPLIKAGTTTLQIDKFCHDYIINNLHAIPGSLGQYGYPHTVNTSINEVVCHGWPSDRQLVNGDIINIDVTVKKDGFYGDSSVTFIVGDTDEKAKHLVKTTQECLYKAIRLVKPGATLGDIGACIQHHAEKNGYSVVRDFCGHGIGRKMHEEPTVLHYGSKGKGLILEPGMTFTIEPMINQGSNEVKTLKDGWTVITVDNRLSAQFEHTVLVTQKGVEVLTLREDEDLKT, encoded by the coding sequence ATGCTAAAAAGAAAAAAAGTTCCAATAAAAAATGATAAAGATATAGCGAATATGCGCGTTGCTGGCACATTAACTAGCAAAGTATTAACCGCTATACGCCCCTTAATAAAAGCTGGGACAACAACTCTGCAAATTGATAAATTTTGTCATGATTACATTATAAATAATCTCCATGCTATTCCAGGTAGCCTTGGTCAATATGGCTATCCACACACCGTCAATACATCCATTAATGAGGTTGTTTGTCATGGTTGGCCAAGTGATAGGCAGCTTGTAAATGGTGATATTATCAATATTGACGTAACAGTAAAAAAGGATGGATTTTACGGTGATAGCAGTGTGACCTTTATTGTTGGCGACACGGATGAAAAAGCTAAGCATCTCGTTAAAACCACCCAAGAGTGCCTATATAAAGCAATTAGACTGGTAAAGCCTGGCGCCACTTTAGGCGATATTGGCGCGTGCATTCAACATCACGCCGAGAAAAATGGATATTCGGTGGTGAGAGATTTTTGTGGGCACGGTATTGGCCGTAAAATGCATGAAGAACCCACTGTACTTCACTATGGGAGCAAAGGAAAAGGACTAATATTAGAGCCTGGCATGACCTTTACAATTGAACCAATGATCAATCAGGGTAGCAATGAAGTTAAAACATTAAAAGATGGCTGGACCGTTATAACCGTTGACAATAGGCTTTCAGCTCAGTTTGAGCACACAGTACTTGTTACTCAAAAGGGTGTTGAAGTTTTAACCTTACGTGAGGATGAAGACCTTAAAACTTAA
- a CDS encoding cold-shock protein: protein MTTGTVKWFNSTKGFGFIQPDNGGADVFVHISAVEQSGMRGLDEGQAVSYDMQQDKRSGKMSACNLAAA, encoded by the coding sequence ATGACCACAGGCACAGTTAAATGGTTCAATTCAACCAAGGGCTTCGGCTTCATTCAACCAGATAATGGTGGCGCAGATGTATTTGTACATATTAGCGCAGTAGAACAATCTGGCATGCGCGGACTTGATGAAGGTCAAGCTGTAAGCTACGACATGCAGCAAGACAAGCGTTCAGGTAAAATGTCTGCTTGCAACCTAGCTGCAGCTTAA